The genomic DNA GATAAGGATGCAGACCTTCAACAGATTCGCAACAAGAAGGTCGCTGTCATCGGCTACGGCAGTCAAGGCCATGCCCATGCACTGAACATGAAAGAGAGCGGTGTGGAGGTGGTCATCGGCTTACGAGAGGGCGCGTCCTGGAAGAAGGCTGAGCAGAGCGGCCTTAAAGTCATGCCGGTGGCCGATGCGGTGAAGGCGTCCGATGTCGTGATGATCTTAGCCCCGGATGAAGCGCAAGCGGCGATCTATCGGCAGGACGTGGCACCACATCTCAAGCCGGGGGCGTATCTTGCGTTCGGCCACGGATTCAACATTCATTTCGGTCAAATCGTGCCGCCGTCCACCGTGAATGTGTTCATGGTGGCGCCGAAAGGGCCGGGTCACCTCGTCCGATCAGAATATACGAAGGGCAGCGGGGTACCCTGCTTGCTGGCTATTCACCAAGATCCAAGCGGCACCACGCGGCAGGTCGGATTAGCTTACGCCAGTGCCATCGGGGGCGGACGAGCCGGCGTGATCGAGACGAACTTCCGAGAAGAAACGGAAACCGATCTCTTCGGCGAACAGGTCGTGCTCTGTGGAGGCCTGACGTCTCTCATTCAAGCAGGCTACGAAACGTTGGTCGAGGCAGGCTACTCTCCTGAGATGGCCTATTTTGAATGTCTCCATGAAGTGAAATTGATCGTCGATTTAATCTACCAGGGTGGCATCGCCAATATGCGGTATTCCATCAGCACAACGGCCAAGTACGGCGACATCACCCGCGGCCCACGCATAGTGACGGACCAGACGAAGCAGGAAATGAAAAAAATCCTCGGCGAGATTCAGAGTGGCCAATTCGCCAAGGAATGGGTGCTCGAAAATCAAGCCAATCGCCCCGTCTACAATGCGCTGCTTGCCAAAGGCGAAGGCCATCCAATCGAAGCGGTCGGAGCCAAGTTGCGGGCGATGATGCCCTGGCTCAAGAAAGACCAGCTGGTCGATAAGAGTAAGAACTGAAGTTCGAGGAGCCTGTGGCGGACCGTGCCGTCGGCGTGCCGATCGTCAAAGAGGGAATTCCTTTCGTTGGAATCGGAGGCGGCGTTACACTGCTTGCAGGGTTTTTGGGGTGGGCGGTTGTTGCATTGCTGGCCGGAGGGCTCACCCTCTTCACGGCCTGGTTTTTCAGAAATCCTGCGAGAGTCATTCCTCAAGGACCCGGATTAGTCGTCGCGCCAGGCGACGGCACGGTGATCAGCATCGAGGAGGAGTTTGAACCTCGATTTATAAAGGATCGAAGTGTTCGGCTCACGATCTTTTTGAACGTCTTCGATGTGCACGTGAATCGCGTCCCGTGTGAAGGGGTGGTCGAAGACATTCAGTATCAGCCAGGAGCTTATCTGGTGGCGAGCAAACCGGAAGCGACGTTGAAGAACGAACAAAATGCTCTGTTTCTCCGAACGTCGCAGGGTGCGAAAGTGCTCTGTGTCCAAGTCGCGGGGCTGATCGCGCGGCGTATCGTCTGCTGGCTCTCGCCGGGTGACCGTGTGGCGCGGGGTGAACGATTCGGACTCATCCGATTCGGTTCCCGCATGGACACGTTTCTCCCGCTTGGGACAGCCTTGAAGGTCTCAGTCGGTGATCGGGTAAAGGGTGGCGAAACGATCGTGGGGGTGCTGCGATGAAAACTGCCGGTTTGCGTCAAGCGATGGGACGAGCTGCCAGGCAGCGGCATGCCATGCATCTGATCCCCAATCTGTTCACGACAGGCAATTTATTCTGCGGAGTCTATGCGATCTTGTCCGTGTTCAATGCCAACTACATGGCGGCCGCGATTGCAATTCTGGTCGCGATGGTGTTCGACGTGTTGGATGGAAAGTCCGCTCGGCTGACCAACAGCACGAGTCATTTCGGACTTGAATATGATTCCCTGTCCGATGTGGTATCGTTCGGCGTGGCGCCGGGCCTGCTGATTTATTCATGGGCGTTGAGCGGTCAAGGAACCTTTGGAATCGCAGTGATGTTTGCCTATGTCGCCATGGGAGCCGTGCGGCTGGCGCGGTTCAACGCAACCGTGGCGTTATCCGATAGCAAATACTTCACCGGGTTGGCCATCCCTGCTGCAGCGGGTGTAGTGGCATCGCTCGTGATCTTCGATCATTACATTGTGCGGATGGGGGCAGAAATCAGGCCAATTCTCGTGTTGTTCATTACCCTATCTCTGTCATTCTTAATGGTCAGCACGATTAAGTACCGCAGCTTCAAGGATATGAAGTTTCGGGGCGGGCGCCACTTCACTTATCTGGTGTGGGGAATTCTCGCCCTGATGCTAGTAGCATCGTGGCCTCAAGTTATGTTATTTGTAATCTTCGCCGGATATGCCTTGCTCGGTCCGGCGGAGCGGCTCGTCGGGCTCGTTGCCAAAGTGATCGGAAAGCGTCCGATGGGGAGAGCCGAGCAGTCGATTATCGAACCGAAGTTTTAGTGGCTGTGACGAGGAATAGTACGCGCCTCGGACGGAAACAAGAGAGCTGGTGGATGGTGTGAACCAGCCCGTTGAGCGCGGAACTCGCCTCTGAGCCGAATCCGTGAACCGAGAGTAGCGGATTCCGTCTTGCCCCCGTAACGGGCCGAATCGAGGGTGATGAACGGCAAAACCAGCCGTCCATGACCGAACCAGGGTGGTACCACGGAGTGCGTAGAGCCTTCGTCCCTGTCTGATGGGATGGAGGCTTTTGTGCTTCAAGCTGCTGAAAAAGCCTTCCTGCCTCGTTCTCAGTCGTTCGAACCCCTCGACGTAGCGAACATGTACGCCTCGGGGTTCTCTCTCCCTGCGGCCTTGCTTGGGAAACGGTGCGTCTCGGCGCGCCAAGGGTGGGCGGGTAAGAAGCAAGAACTTTTTGAGCAGCTTGTCGAGTGGGAGGTGTGACATGACACGTATGATACGGATTTTCGATACGACGTTGCGAGACGGAGAACAATCTCCCGGCGCCAGCATGAACGTAGAAGAAAAAATTATGGTGGCGAAGCAACTGGCGCATCTCGGCGTTGACATTATCGAAGCCGGGTTTGCCTACAGTTCTCCCGGCGACTTCGAGGCAGTGAGGCGGATCGCACAGGAGGTGGAAGGGCCGACGATCTGCAGTTTGGCACGGGCCCGCCCGGAGGATATTGATCGAGCGTGGGACGCGCTCAAAGGGGCGCCAAAAATCCGGATTCACACCTTCCTCTCCACATCGGACATTCATTTGAAACACCAGTTTCGTATGACCCGTGAGGAAGCGAAGAAACGTGCGGTTGAGATGGTCCAGCGGGCGAGAGGGTACGTCGATGATGTCGAATTCTCACCGATGGATGCGAGTCGGTCCGACCCGGCCTATCTCTATGAGGTTATCGAAGCGGTGATCGCGGCCGGAGCTGGGACCGTCAATATCCCGGATACCGTCGGCTATGCGATTCCGCAGGAATTCGGCCAGCTGATTCGGGGTATTCGTGACAAGGTGCCAAATAGTGCGAAGGCTGTGATCTCGATCCATTGCCACAACGACTTAGGATTGGCTGTGGCCAATAGCTTGGCGGCTGTGCTTGAGGGAGCCGGTCAAATCGAATGCACGGTCAATGGGATCGGCGAACGAGCCGGCAATACTTCCTTGGAGGAAGTCGTCATGGGACTCCGGACGAGAAAAGATCTCTACCATGCCGACACACAGGTTCGTTCAGAAGAGATTTCCAAGACCAGCAGGCTTGTGAGCAAGATTACCGGGATGGTCGTGCAACCCAATAAGGCCATCGTGGGCGCGAATGCGTTTGCGCATACTTCGGGCATTCACCAGGATGGACTGCTGAAGGACAAGACGACCTATGAAATTATGCGGCCGGAATCGATCGGGTTGATCGAGAGCAAGATGGTGATGGGCAAGCTTTCCGGCCGGCATGCATTTAGACAACGACTCGAAGAACTGGGATACAAATTGACGGATGAGGAGATTAACCATGCCTTCGAACGGTTCAAGAAGTTGGCCGATCAGAAGAAAGAGATCTACGAGGAAGATATTGAAGTCATTGTTTCTGAAGAGTTGGCGAAGATGGCGGAGCGGATGAGGCTCAAGTCGTTCCACGTTGAGAGCGGCACGGATCGTGTACCGACTGCGATGGTCGAACTCGAAATAGACGGACGGTCTGTGAAACAAACCG from Nitrospiraceae bacterium includes the following:
- the ilvC gene encoding ketol-acid reductoisomerase, yielding MMKIYYDKDADLQQIRNKKVAVIGYGSQGHAHALNMKESGVEVVIGLREGASWKKAEQSGLKVMPVADAVKASDVVMILAPDEAQAAIYRQDVAPHLKPGAYLAFGHGFNIHFGQIVPPSTVNVFMVAPKGPGHLVRSEYTKGSGVPCLLAIHQDPSGTTRQVGLAYASAIGGGRAGVIETNFREETETDLFGEQVVLCGGLTSLIQAGYETLVEAGYSPEMAYFECLHEVKLIVDLIYQGGIANMRYSISTTAKYGDITRGPRIVTDQTKQEMKKILGEIQSGQFAKEWVLENQANRPVYNALLAKGEGHPIEAVGAKLRAMMPWLKKDQLVDKSKN
- a CDS encoding phosphatidylserine decarboxylase family protein, producing MADRAVGVPIVKEGIPFVGIGGGVTLLAGFLGWAVVALLAGGLTLFTAWFFRNPARVIPQGPGLVVAPGDGTVISIEEEFEPRFIKDRSVRLTIFLNVFDVHVNRVPCEGVVEDIQYQPGAYLVASKPEATLKNEQNALFLRTSQGAKVLCVQVAGLIARRIVCWLSPGDRVARGERFGLIRFGSRMDTFLPLGTALKVSVGDRVKGGETIVGVLR
- the pssA gene encoding CDP-diacylglycerol--serine O-phosphatidyltransferase, which encodes MKTAGLRQAMGRAARQRHAMHLIPNLFTTGNLFCGVYAILSVFNANYMAAAIAILVAMVFDVLDGKSARLTNSTSHFGLEYDSLSDVVSFGVAPGLLIYSWALSGQGTFGIAVMFAYVAMGAVRLARFNATVALSDSKYFTGLAIPAAAGVVASLVIFDHYIVRMGAEIRPILVLFITLSLSFLMVSTIKYRSFKDMKFRGGRHFTYLVWGILALMLVASWPQVMLFVIFAGYALLGPAERLVGLVAKVIGKRPMGRAEQSIIEPKF
- a CDS encoding 2-isopropylmalate synthase, whose protein sequence is MTRMIRIFDTTLRDGEQSPGASMNVEEKIMVAKQLAHLGVDIIEAGFAYSSPGDFEAVRRIAQEVEGPTICSLARARPEDIDRAWDALKGAPKIRIHTFLSTSDIHLKHQFRMTREEAKKRAVEMVQRARGYVDDVEFSPMDASRSDPAYLYEVIEAVIAAGAGTVNIPDTVGYAIPQEFGQLIRGIRDKVPNSAKAVISIHCHNDLGLAVANSLAAVLEGAGQIECTVNGIGERAGNTSLEEVVMGLRTRKDLYHADTQVRSEEISKTSRLVSKITGMVVQPNKAIVGANAFAHTSGIHQDGLLKDKTTYEIMRPESIGLIESKMVMGKLSGRHAFRQRLEELGYKLTDEEINHAFERFKKLADQKKEIYEEDIEVIVSEELAKMAERMRLKSFHVESGTDRVPTAMVELEIDGRSVKQTGTGDGPVDAVYRTIAAMTQTKSKLLMYAVKAITGGTDAQGEVSVRVQEDGRTVSGHGADTDIIAASARAYLNALNKLAYLAAKQAQGEQKVNLI